In Streptomyces paludis, the genomic stretch TGGCCGCCTGGCAGGCGTGTGAGCGCCGTTTGAAGGCCACGAGCAGTCCGGTGCTGCTGCGCAACGTCCAGGACGTCAGGGACCAGCTGGCGGCCCTCGTACCGGCCGGCTTCGTGACCCGTACGGGGCTGCGCCGGCTGGCGGACCTGATGCGCTATCTCGTGGCCGCCGACCGGCGGTTGCAGCAGATGCCGACGTCCGTCCAGCGGGACACCACGCGGATGGAGAAGGTCCACGAGATGCTCGACGAGTACGCGTGGCTGCTGGAGCAGCTGCCCCGGGGCCGTCCGGTGCCGCGGGAGGTCACGGACATCCGCTGGATGATCGAGGAGCTGCGGGTGAGCTACTTCGCGCACGCGCTGGGGACGGCGCAGCCGGTGTCGGACAAGCGGATCGTGAAGGCGATCGACGCGGCGGCGCCGTAGCCGCCGGGGGCGCCCGCGCGGCGGTCCGGGCTCCGGTCCGCGCGCCGTCCGGATCGGGTTCGCGCTCCCGTCCGTATCCGGTTCGCGCTCCCGTCCGGATCGGGTTCGACCGCACCCTCCGAGCTGCTGTAGAGTCTGTCTTCGCAGCCCACGGAAACAAGGGCCGCGAAACCTGGTCCTGTGGAGCAGTTTGGAGTGCTCGCCACCCTGTCAAGGTGGAGGCCGCGGGTTCAAATCCCGTCAGGACCGCAGTAGAAGAAGCCCGCATTCGATATGGATGCGGGCTTCTTCGTGTGCCTGAACGTCTGCCCACCGCGCGGTCACGCCGCGGTAATGACGCGTCGATGGTGCGCCTATGGCACGTCCAAATCGGCCGGGGCGGGACCTCCGCTCCTTGACTCGCCACCGCCCCGGGAGTACCCCAGTACATGAGCCCTGGGGGGTGGTGCACATGACCGTATCGACGACAGATCCGTCGGCGGGGCAGACGGGACCAGTGAGCCGGGAGAGGCCACAGAGGCCGTTGAGGCATGAAACCGGCGCGCTGCTGCGCGCCCATCTGGCGGCGGCTTCCGGCCATCCGCATCGCACCGGCCACTGCCCGATCTGCTATCGCCTCCAGAGGCTTGCCATGGAGTCCGCGGCGGGCGACGATCCCTTCAATGGCGAACTGTTCACTACTGAACTCTTCAAAAAGAACGCCGCGGACCGCTTATCCGACGGCCAATACCCCTCGGCCGGCTGACTGCTGACCGACCGTTCACCCCGTACGGCGACGATCACGCACCCCCGATGGCGGGGTAGCGATGTGACGGGTGTCACCTCAAGAGTTTCGACCGGAGCTGCCCTTACAACCGCCCTACACGACACCAATTTAATATGTGCAATTGCACTCTCCGGAAAGCCTCTCCTCACCCGCCCTCCGCACCCCCCGCACAGGCTCTCAACAGGGGCGGAACAGGACCCCCACACCGAACAAAAAAGATCGCGCCGGACTCGGCGGAGTCCGGCGCGATCGACGACTTACCCGTGTTGCGAGGGCATGGCACCTGTTGGGGCAGGTGCCCCGTCGTATGGAGCTATAGGTAGGGAACGACCGAGTTGGGGGACCCGGCGATTTCCCTGGTCGGCGAGCCCTGAAGAGCCCTGACGGGCTCCATCAGGCTCTGGGGTGAGCCCTGTTGAGCGTTGCTGAGCCTTGCTTGAAGCGGTTCAGGCCTCGCTGCGCTGCTGCGGAATACCCGCAAGCAGTGCGCGAACCTCTGCCTCGCGATACCGGCGATGCCCACCGAGCGTGCGGATGGACGTGAGCTTGCCGGCTTTTGCCCAGCGAGTGACCGTCTTCGGGTCCACGCGGAACATCGTGGCAACCTCAGCCGGGGTCAGCAGCGGCTCGGCATCAGGGGTGCGAGCGGTCATGAGCGGCCTCCTCGGGAGAACCGAACCATCTCGGTTCTTTCCTCTAAATTCTGCACCTTGACCCGCGTTGCCCGAAATGGCGGACGCGGGCCGAGTCGGTTATAGGACGAACGGCTTGTCCTCGGCACTACAACTACACCATCCGTCCAGCCACGTCGGCCAAACCGATGGAATTGCCCTCTGAGGTGCTCATCAGCGGCGGAAGCCGATGGACCATGCCATAGCGGACAGTCACGTCACAGATACGATCAGTCACAGAGCGATCAGGAGTCACCGGACCCCCCGTATAGAGTGCAAGGACGAGCAATCCGCCCACACTTGGGCGGAAGGAGCCCTCCCCGGACTCCTTGTCCTATTTTGACACGAGGGTGGGTGTTGGGCGCAAGAGCCCCGTTAGTGCGGTCCGTCACCCTTGAGGGCAAAGGCCCGGATCGGGACTTCCGCCCCGGCGCTTCGTTCAAGTCTGATTCAAGTCTCTCCCATGACCGTTTCACGCCCGTTTCAAGCGCGAGGCGCCCGCCCCGGGCGGCCGGATACGGTCCGTACGCGCCGTAGCCGCCCCGCTGCGCTCAGTTCGCGTACTGCCGGTCCCTGACGGCCCGCCAGCGCTCGCTGAGCCGTCCGTACGCGACGCCCGCCGCCTCGCCGTCCCCGGCCCGCAGCGCGGTGAGCGCGGTGGTGAGATCGGCGGCCGAGCGGTCCTTCTCCAGCTGGGCGCCGGACAGGACATGGACCAGGCCCCCGTAGTCCAGTTCGACCAGTGAACGCGGGTGGAACTCCTCCAGCCAGCGCCCGACATCGACCAGCCCCTCGGTCATCGGGCTGTCGTCCAGCGCGTCCCGCAGCGTCTTCAGCGAGCGTGCGAGCCGGCGTCTGGCCTGCACCATCGGGGTCCGATAGCGCAGATACGGGGTCCGCTCGCCCTCCGGGCCGCCCGGCTCGTACTCCCGCTCCGCGTCCTCGAAGAGCGTGAACCAGCGCACCGGCACCTGCCAGACCGCCGTCCTGATCCAGGGCCGCGCGTCCGGATTGCGCTCGCGCCAGCGCGCGTAGTCCGCCGCCGCCTGCCCGCGCACCACCTCGGGCAGCACCGCGTCCAGCAGCCGCGGCGGGAGCGTCTGCGCAAGCTCCTCCAGCGCCAGCCAGCCGCGCAGCCGGGTCCGCCAGGGACAGACGCACACGACTCCGTCGACCTCGGCCACGAACGCGTCCCCGCTCTCGTGCACCGGGACGGCCACCGGGGGCGTCGGCAGCAAGTCGGCCAGGGAGCGCCGCAGTTCGTCCTGGGCGGTCGGTGTGCCCTCCCGGGTGGCGTAACGCCGCCAATGCGCTCTCTCGGCTTCCGGGAAGGCCGCCAACGGCTCGTAGACACGCAGGTAGGACGCGTAGGG encodes the following:
- a CDS encoding DUF6274 family protein — translated: MTVSTTDPSAGQTGPVSRERPQRPLRHETGALLRAHLAAASGHPHRTGHCPICYRLQRLAMESAAGDDPFNGELFTTELFKKNAADRLSDGQYPSAG
- the bldC gene encoding developmental transcriptional regulator BldC, with protein sequence MTARTPDAEPLLTPAEVATMFRVDPKTVTRWAKAGKLTSIRTLGGHRRYREAEVRALLAGIPQQRSEA